A single Candidatus Methylomirabilis tolerans DNA region contains:
- a CDS encoding AMP-binding protein: MSQYAWQPYGEYLERSRIRRFMDRHGIATWQGLIRRSTEDIEWFWPAALDDLGVEWFQPYTRLYDASRGMPWTRWFVGGTLNIVHNCLDRHIRDGLGHKVALVWEGDDGGSRRCSYGELHEMVADLAAAMRMAGVQEGDTVGLCMPISIEAVAVMFAALKIGAACMQIAARSAPQEVAASLQHGSARLLFINDGYPRAGKRFDLGATARTALKEVPTLRLVVVLQRMGDAPAAEWAGGGEDEKRLIGWRTFQESGRSAPEPATAILDSEHTALILFSSGTTGTPKTIVHTHAGALAQIVKEVGYAFDCRPDDTFYWFTNIGWMMAPWELIGVLFFGGSVVLYEGTHLFPTPHRLFELIDRYGITIAGFTPTAMRSLARLGEDYDSHRLTSLRILGSTGEPLDPETWRWYFQAFGRGRCPIMNISGGTELIGCLLSPLPVMPQKEATLGGPGLGMDVDVVDEDGRSIRGTPGYLVCRKPFPSMTRGFLGDPERFLRTYFPGGTDQWVHGDRAQVDEDGLWYILGRADDLIVSGGVKHDPARIEAA, from the coding sequence ATGAGTCAGTACGCATGGCAGCCGTATGGTGAATATCTGGAACGCTCACGGATCCGACGCTTCATGGATCGGCATGGCATAGCAACCTGGCAAGGGCTGATCCGCCGATCGACCGAGGATATTGAGTGGTTCTGGCCTGCTGCGCTCGACGATCTGGGTGTCGAGTGGTTTCAGCCCTATACCCGGCTCTATGACGCCTCACGCGGAATGCCGTGGACTCGATGGTTTGTGGGCGGCACACTGAATATCGTCCATAATTGCTTGGACCGCCATATCCGGGACGGCCTCGGTCATAAGGTCGCGCTTGTATGGGAGGGGGATGATGGGGGGTCCCGGCGCTGCAGCTACGGTGAGCTTCATGAGATGGTGGCGGATCTTGCCGCTGCCATGCGAATGGCAGGGGTACAAGAGGGGGACACCGTGGGCCTTTGCATGCCGATCTCGATCGAAGCGGTTGCCGTCATGTTCGCAGCCCTCAAGATCGGCGCGGCATGTATGCAGATCGCTGCCCGCTCCGCGCCGCAAGAGGTGGCGGCATCCCTCCAACATGGCAGCGCCAGGCTGCTGTTCATCAATGATGGCTACCCGCGCGCCGGCAAGCGGTTTGATCTTGGAGCTACCGCCAGAACTGCGCTTAAAGAGGTTCCAACTCTCAGGCTGGTCGTTGTGCTACAACGCATGGGCGATGCCCCTGCGGCAGAATGGGCCGGCGGAGGTGAGGATGAAAAGCGGCTGATCGGTTGGCGGACTTTTCAGGAGTCCGGCCGTTCAGCACCTGAACCTGCCACGGCCATCCTCGACTCAGAGCACACAGCCCTTATCCTGTTCAGTTCCGGTACGACCGGAACACCGAAGACGATTGTCCATACCCATGCAGGAGCGCTTGCGCAGATCGTCAAGGAGGTCGGGTATGCCTTCGATTGTCGCCCTGATGACACCTTCTATTGGTTTACCAACATAGGCTGGATGATGGCGCCATGGGAGCTGATAGGCGTCCTGTTCTTCGGCGGCTCTGTCGTATTATACGAAGGGACCCATCTGTTTCCTACCCCTCACCGGTTATTCGAGTTGATCGACAGGTACGGCATCACCATAGCCGGGTTTACACCCACAGCAATGCGCAGCCTTGCAAGGCTGGGCGAGGACTATGACTCTCACAGACTCACCTCGCTGCGCATTCTTGGTTCAACAGGCGAACCCCTGGACCCTGAAACCTGGAGATGGTATTTTCAGGCCTTTGGTCGAGGCAGGTGCCCCATCATGAATATATCTGGTGGGACGGAGCTGATCGGGTGTCTGCTGTCGCCTTTGCCGGTCATGCCTCAGAAGGAAGCGACCCTTGGCGGACCCGGACTTGGGATGGATGTTGATGTTGTCGATGAGGATGGCAGATCGATCCGCGGCACACCAGGCTATCTGGTGTGCAGAAAACCCTTTCCTTCAATGACAAGAGGTTTCCTTGGTGATCCGGAGAGGTTCCTTCGGACATATTTTCCGGGTGGGACCGATCAGTGGGTTCATGGAGATCGGGCCCAGGTCGATGAGGACGGCCTGTGGTACATCCTTGGGCGCGCTGACGATCTGATCGTCAGCGGCGGCGTCAAGCACGATCCGGCCAGGATCGAGGCCGC